The Chryseobacterium suipulveris genome window below encodes:
- the aceA gene encoding isocitrate lyase, which produces MKNQEQIQQLEKEWLENPRWNSVKRPYSAEEVLKLRGSYKIDYTIAKLMSEKLWEKLNSQDFVAGLGALTGNQAVQEVDAGLEAIYLSGWQVAADANLSGEMYPDQSLYPANSVPSVVKRINNALLRADQIQSVNKVDEVNRKNYLVPIVADAEAGFGGNLNAFELMKQMIEAGAAGVHFEDQLSSAKKCGHLGGKVLVPTQEAINKLIAARLAADVCGVPTVLVARTDADAADLLTSDIDDRDKKFVTGKRTSEGFFEVKNGVKQGIDRGLSYAPYADLIWMETSNPDLDYARKFAEGIHAKYPGKMLAYNCSPSFNWAAKLSVAEMETFREELAKMGYKFQFITLAGFHALNTSMFELALAYKNRGMAGYSELQEREFALQKEGFRAVKHQSFVGTSYFDEIQTVVTAGNSSVVAMKDSTEAAQFH; this is translated from the coding sequence ATGAAAAATCAAGAACAAATCCAGCAACTGGAAAAAGAGTGGTTAGAAAACCCAAGATGGAACAGCGTGAAAAGACCTTATTCCGCCGAAGAAGTACTGAAACTGCGCGGTTCGTACAAAATCGACTACACGATCGCAAAACTGATGTCGGAGAAACTTTGGGAAAAACTGAACAGCCAGGATTTCGTGGCAGGTTTGGGCGCATTGACAGGAAATCAGGCGGTGCAGGAAGTTGACGCAGGTTTGGAGGCAATCTATCTTTCAGGATGGCAAGTTGCGGCAGACGCGAATCTGAGCGGCGAAATGTATCCCGACCAATCGCTTTATCCTGCGAATTCGGTTCCTTCCGTAGTAAAAAGAATTAACAACGCTTTACTGAGAGCCGACCAAATCCAGTCGGTAAATAAAGTGGACGAAGTCAACCGCAAAAATTACCTCGTTCCGATCGTTGCCGATGCTGAAGCAGGATTCGGCGGAAATCTGAACGCTTTCGAACTGATGAAGCAGATGATTGAAGCAGGAGCAGCTGGAGTTCATTTCGAGGACCAACTTTCTTCCGCGAAAAAATGCGGACACCTCGGTGGAAAAGTTTTGGTACCGACTCAGGAAGCGATCAACAAGCTCATCGCGGCTCGTTTGGCGGCCGATGTGTGCGGCGTTCCGACCGTTTTGGTGGCGAGAACCGATGCTGATGCTGCAGATTTATTGACTTCCGATATCGACGACAGAGATAAAAAATTCGTGACCGGAAAAAGAACTTCCGAAGGTTTCTTCGAGGTGAAAAATGGAGTAAAGCAGGGAATCGACAGAGGTTTGTCCTACGCTCCGTATGCAGATTTGATCTGGATGGAGACTTCGAATCCCGATCTGGATTACGCCAGAAAATTCGCCGAAGGAATCCACGCAAAATATCCGGGAAAAATGTTGGCGTACAACTGTTCGCCAAGCTTCAACTGGGCGGCGAAACTCTCGGTTGCCGAAATGGAGACGTTCCGTGAGGAGTTGGCGAAAATGGGCTACAAATTCCAGTTCATCACTTTGGCAGGTTTCCACGCACTGAACACGTCGATGTTCGAATTGGCGCTCGCTTACAAAAACCGCGGAATGGCAGGATATTCCGAACTTCAGGAAAGAGAGTTTGCGTTGCAGAAGGAAGGTTTCCGCGCAGTGAAACACCAGAGTTTCGTGGGCACCTCTTATTTCGACGAAATCCAGACCGTGGTTACCGCAGGAAATTCCTCAGTGGTGGCGATGAAGGATTCTACGGAAGCGGCGCAATTCCACTAA
- a CDS encoding 6-pyruvoyl trahydropterin synthase family protein, translating into MIRITKIFTFETAHVLYNYDGKCKNMHGHSYKLFVTVKGTPIINLDDPKNGMVVDFGDIKKIVKSEIIDVWDHAVLINALSPHKELGEDLEQKGHKVIYCNFQPTCENMLYDIAEKIKSQLPNHVSLAYLKLHETENSYGEWFAEDN; encoded by the coding sequence ATGATTCGCATCACCAAAATTTTCACCTTCGAAACCGCCCACGTTCTCTACAATTACGACGGCAAATGCAAGAATATGCACGGACATTCGTACAAACTTTTTGTCACGGTAAAAGGAACGCCCATCATTAATCTTGATGATCCAAAAAACGGGATGGTCGTAGATTTCGGCGACATCAAGAAAATTGTGAAGTCCGAAATTATCGATGTTTGGGATCACGCGGTTCTGATCAACGCACTTTCTCCACACAAAGAACTCGGCGAAGATTTGGAACAGAAAGGCCATAAAGTAATCTACTGCAACTTCCAGCCAACCTGCGAAAATATGTTGTACGACATCGCGGAGAAAATCAAAAGTCAACTTCCCAACCACGTAAGTTTGGCCTACCTCAAACTCCACGAAACCGAAAACTCGTACGGAGAGTGGTTTGCGGAAGATAATTAA
- a CDS encoding UDP-2,3-diacylglucosamine diphosphatase, with the protein MKKILLQPDKKVYFCSDQHFGAPTPAESKQREEKFIRWLDEIKSDAQVLFLMGDLFDFWHEWNHVIPKGYVRVLGKLAELKDSGIELYMFVGNHDLWMKNYFEDEIGCTVFFEKQNFEIDSKNFLLAHGDGLGPGDKGYKRMKKLFTNPVAQWAFKWLHPDIAMKVAIYFSTKNKLISGEEDKAFLGEDKEFLIIYSKEKLKSEKIDYFIYGHRHLPMVLDLKSGENSAKYINLGDWISYFTYGEFQKEFELKSY; encoded by the coding sequence TTGAAAAAAATCCTCCTTCAACCCGACAAGAAAGTTTACTTCTGCTCCGATCAGCATTTCGGTGCGCCGACTCCCGCTGAAAGCAAGCAGCGTGAGGAAAAGTTCATCCGCTGGTTGGACGAGATCAAGAGTGATGCGCAGGTTTTGTTTCTGATGGGCGATCTTTTTGATTTTTGGCACGAGTGGAACCACGTGATTCCAAAAGGTTATGTGCGGGTTTTGGGAAAACTCGCCGAACTCAAGGATTCAGGAATCGAACTCTATATGTTTGTCGGAAACCACGACTTGTGGATGAAAAACTATTTCGAGGACGAAATCGGATGCACTGTTTTTTTCGAGAAACAGAATTTTGAAATCGATAGTAAGAATTTTCTCCTCGCGCACGGAGACGGACTCGGTCCGGGTGACAAAGGATACAAACGGATGAAGAAACTCTTCACCAATCCGGTTGCACAGTGGGCTTTCAAATGGCTTCATCCCGATATTGCGATGAAGGTGGCGATTTATTTTTCGACCAAGAACAAACTGATTTCGGGTGAGGAAGACAAGGCGTTTTTGGGAGAAGACAAAGAATTCCTCATCATCTATTCCAAAGAAAAGCTGAAATCCGAAAAAATCGACTATTTCATTTACGGGCACCGACATTTGCCGATGGTTTTAGATTTGAAATCGGGTGAGAATTCTGCGAAATACATCAACCTGGGCGACTGGATTTCTTACTTTACGTACGGAGAATTTCAGAAGGAATTTGAGTTGAAATCTTATTAA
- a CDS encoding LuxE/PaaK family acyltransferase has product MKSDNFNITTESEFQTACLETFRYQYENVEVYRKFVDYLNINPNEINEVEKIPFLPIEMFKNHLVLDKGFEAADFFQSSGTTQIQTRSKHYIADFKLYEESIYRSFEQFIGKPEDYIFLGLLPNYSENPHSSLIYMVDFLMKKSAKPENGYFLYNHSELFDLLERFENLSVTESKKVILFGVSFALLDFLDYCNSERSEETQSPTLQLSNTLTVIETGGMKGRKEEMTKDELLKILQKGFGTDRIFSEYSMTELLSQAYSLGENIYQTPNWMRVLIRNTEDPFSYVENGRNGAVNIVDLANRHSCSFIATQDLGKIVNDVEAPRYARNDKGKLSFGNESVNMLREPQHDKSLIQKSRFQVLGRIDHSDIRGCSLLVS; this is encoded by the coding sequence TTGAAATCCGATAATTTCAACATAACAACCGAATCAGAATTCCAAACCGCGTGTCTGGAAACCTTCCGCTATCAGTATGAAAATGTGGAGGTGTACAGAAAGTTTGTTGATTATCTTAACATTAATCCAAACGAAATTAACGAAGTTGAGAAAATTCCTTTTCTGCCAATCGAGATGTTTAAAAATCATTTGGTTTTGGACAAAGGTTTTGAAGCCGCAGATTTTTTTCAAAGTTCGGGTACGACGCAGATTCAGACGAGGTCGAAACATTATATCGCCGATTTCAAACTGTATGAAGAAAGCATTTACAGGAGTTTCGAACAGTTTATCGGGAAACCAGAAGACTATATTTTCCTCGGACTTTTGCCGAATTATTCCGAGAATCCTCATTCCTCACTCATCTATATGGTTGATTTTCTGATGAAGAAATCGGCAAAACCCGAAAACGGCTATTTCCTCTACAACCATTCCGAACTCTTTGATTTGCTGGAGCGCTTCGAGAACCTCAGCGTGACAGAAAGCAAAAAAGTAATCCTCTTCGGTGTTTCCTTCGCACTCTTAGATTTCCTCGACTACTGCAATTCCGAGCGCAGTGAGGAAACTCAATCTCCAACGCTCCAACTCTCCAACACTCTAACTGTGATTGAGACCGGCGGAATGAAAGGCAGAAAAGAGGAAATGACCAAAGACGAGCTTCTAAAAATTCTACAGAAAGGTTTCGGAACCGACCGAATTTTTTCGGAATATTCGATGACCGAACTGCTTTCGCAAGCATATTCGCTGGGAGAAAATATTTACCAAACTCCAAACTGGATGCGGGTTTTGATCAGAAACACCGAAGATCCTTTTTCCTATGTCGAGAACGGAAGAAACGGTGCGGTAAATATCGTTGATTTGGCGAACAGGCATTCGTGCTCGTTTATTGCGACGCAGGATTTGGGCAAAATCGTGAACGATGTTGAGGCTCCTCGCTATGCTCGGAATGACAAGGGAAAATTAAGTTTTGGAAATGAGTCGGTTAATATGCTTCGAGAACCTCAGCATGACAAATCGCTGATCCAGAAAAGTAGATTTCAGGTTTTGGGCAGGATCGACCATTCGGATATTCGCGGGTGCAGTTTGTTGGTTTCGTGA
- a CDS encoding tyrosine phenol-lyase, producing the protein MLPKRDSWAEPYKIKMVELLKMTTPEQRKKALIEAGYNTFLLKSEDVYIDLLTDSGTSAMSDEQWSGMMRGDEAYAGSKNYYNLEKAVQEVYGYKYLVPTHQGRGAENILSQIMIKPGDTVPGNMYFTTTRLHQELAGAVFHDVIIDEAHDSNSEYPFKGNVDLNKVEKLVQEYGADNIPYICVAVTVNLAGGQPVSMKNLKELRAYTHEKGIKIMLDMTRIAENAYFIQQKEEGYRLKTIAEIVKEICSYTDGGTFSGKKDALVNIGGFLALNDFEKFEEARNMVVVYEGLHTYGGLAGRDMEAMAIGIHESVQDEHMKARIGQVIYLGDKMDEFGIPIVKPIGGHGIFVDAKQFLPHIPQDEFPAQTLAAEIYLDAGIRTMERGIVSAGRKANGENYHPKLELVRFTIPRRVYTQAHMDVIAESTARVYERRNQIKGLKMIYEPKYLRFFQARFEQL; encoded by the coding sequence ATGTTACCAAAAAGAGACAGTTGGGCAGAACCCTACAAAATAAAAATGGTGGAACTCCTGAAAATGACCACCCCTGAACAAAGAAAAAAAGCACTTATAGAAGCGGGTTACAACACATTCCTGCTGAAATCTGAAGACGTTTATATCGACCTCCTTACTGACAGCGGAACCAGCGCGATGAGCGATGAACAATGGAGCGGAATGATGCGCGGCGACGAAGCGTATGCCGGAAGTAAAAACTATTATAATCTTGAAAAAGCCGTCCAAGAAGTTTACGGCTACAAATATCTCGTTCCCACGCACCAAGGACGCGGCGCCGAGAATATTCTTTCCCAAATCATGATAAAACCTGGAGATACCGTTCCCGGAAATATGTATTTCACCACCACACGACTCCATCAGGAATTGGCGGGCGCGGTGTTCCACGACGTGATTATTGATGAAGCGCACGATTCCAATTCGGAATATCCTTTCAAAGGAAATGTTGATTTAAACAAGGTTGAAAAGCTGGTTCAGGAATATGGCGCGGATAATATTCCATACATCTGCGTCGCGGTAACAGTGAATCTTGCAGGAGGACAACCGGTTTCCATGAAAAACCTGAAGGAACTCCGCGCTTACACCCATGAAAAAGGAATCAAAATCATGCTCGATATGACGAGGATTGCTGAAAACGCCTATTTCATTCAACAAAAAGAAGAAGGTTACCGCCTGAAAACCATCGCTGAAATCGTGAAAGAAATCTGCAGTTATACTGATGGTGGAACGTTCAGCGGTAAAAAAGATGCATTGGTCAATATCGGCGGGTTTTTGGCGCTGAATGATTTTGAAAAATTTGAAGAAGCTAGAAATATGGTGGTGGTTTACGAAGGTCTGCACACCTACGGCGGACTTGCCGGAAGAGATATGGAGGCAATGGCGATAGGTATTCACGAAAGTGTTCAGGATGAGCACATGAAAGCCAGAATCGGACAGGTAATTTATCTGGGAGACAAGATGGATGAGTTCGGGATCCCCATTGTAAAACCAATCGGTGGACACGGGATTTTTGTGGATGCCAAACAGTTTCTGCCGCATATTCCCCAGGATGAATTTCCGGCGCAGACTTTAGCTGCAGAAATCTACCTCGATGCCGGAATCCGAACTATGGAGCGCGGGATAGTTTCTGCCGGAAGAAAAGCTAACGGAGAAAATTATCACCCGAAATTGGAATTGGTGAGATTTACAATTCCGAGACGTGTTTATACACAAGCACACATGGACGTAATTGCCGAATCTACTGCCAGAGTTTATGAAAGAAGAAATCAGATCAAAGGTCTTAAAATGATTTATGAACCGAAGTATCTGAGATTTTTCCAGGCGAGATTTGAACAGCTTTAG
- a CDS encoding GNAT family N-acetyltransferase yields the protein MISFKKAKESDIELIRTLAEKSWNSAYAEILTREQIDYMLGQMYSVEELTSHLNSPDYPYFLIINDEIPAGFLGFEFNYEKDTTKLHRIYLIPEMKGKGLGKTAIQFLKEEVAKSGNNRIILNVNKQNNAKNIYESQGFRVSEEKVVDIGNGFVMDDYMMEFLL from the coding sequence ATGATTTCCTTTAAAAAAGCTAAAGAAAGCGACATCGAACTGATCAGAACACTTGCGGAAAAATCCTGGAATTCTGCTTACGCTGAAATTCTCACTCGCGAACAGATCGACTATATGCTGGGACAAATGTATTCCGTGGAAGAACTTACCTCTCATCTCAACAGTCCCGACTATCCATATTTCTTGATTATTAATGATGAGATTCCCGCCGGATTCCTCGGTTTTGAATTTAATTACGAAAAAGACACCACCAAACTCCACCGCATCTACCTGATTCCGGAAATGAAGGGAAAAGGTTTGGGCAAAACCGCCATTCAATTCTTAAAGGAAGAAGTGGCAAAATCAGGTAACAATCGGATTATTCTGAACGTCAACAAACAGAATAATGCTAAGAACATTTATGAATCACAAGGTTTTCGGGTATCTGAAGAAAAAGTTGTGGACATCGGGAACGGCTTTGTAATGGACGATTACATGATGGAATTCCTGCTTTAA
- a CDS encoding metallophosphoesterase produces the protein MQKNILIITGIIFVLEFYVYQAFKTVVSNPWLRVGYWVVTLLIYGFFIYEVLGFSRSEKDHHRIQVIASILLIFLIPKIFVVFFLLLEDISRFFRYLFTVYAKPESYFPERRKFLSLIGLGIAGIFSTMVIDGIIFGKYRHRVRKVKLKIAGLPNSFKGYKIVQISDIHAGSFFNPEKLRGAIDLINEQNADLVLCTGDLVNNFAEEFQRFVPLFSSIKSKDGKFSILGNHDYGDYAQWKSPQDKAQNIPNLAKYQKEAGFELLRNEHRIIEKNDEKIYILGVENWGEKPFPQYGDLDKASSGIPSEAVKILMSHDPTHFDLVVKNHPSNVQLTLSGHTHGMQFGIDLKNVRWSPVQYRYKKWADLYESERKYLYVNRGFGIIGFPGRVGIEPEITLFELS, from the coding sequence ATGCAGAAAAACATCCTCATCATCACCGGAATTATTTTCGTGCTGGAATTTTATGTGTACCAAGCGTTTAAGACGGTTGTTTCAAATCCGTGGCTTCGCGTCGGTTACTGGGTGGTCACTTTATTGATTTATGGCTTTTTCATCTACGAAGTTTTGGGATTCAGCCGAAGCGAAAAAGACCACCATCGAATCCAGGTGATCGCGTCGATCCTATTGATTTTCTTGATTCCGAAAATATTCGTCGTATTTTTTCTTTTGCTGGAAGATATTTCGAGGTTCTTCAGGTATCTTTTTACAGTCTACGCAAAACCAGAATCCTACTTTCCTGAAAGACGAAAATTTCTAAGCTTGATCGGTTTGGGAATCGCGGGGATATTCTCGACCATGGTTATCGACGGAATTATCTTCGGAAAATACCGACATCGAGTAAGAAAGGTAAAACTAAAAATTGCGGGACTACCAAATAGTTTCAAAGGGTACAAAATCGTTCAGATTTCCGACATTCATGCAGGTAGTTTCTTTAATCCAGAAAAACTGAGAGGCGCAATTGATTTGATTAATGAGCAGAACGCCGACTTGGTTCTATGCACCGGTGATCTTGTGAATAATTTTGCGGAAGAATTTCAACGGTTTGTCCCGCTTTTCAGTTCCATCAAATCAAAAGACGGAAAATTTTCCATCCTCGGAAACCACGACTACGGCGATTATGCACAGTGGAAATCTCCACAGGATAAAGCCCAAAACATCCCAAATCTTGCAAAATATCAGAAGGAGGCGGGATTTGAGCTTCTAAGAAACGAACACCGAATCATTGAAAAAAACGATGAAAAGATCTATATTCTCGGCGTTGAAAACTGGGGCGAAAAACCATTTCCACAATACGGCGATCTGGATAAAGCTTCATCGGGAATTCCTTCGGAGGCGGTGAAAATCTTGATGAGCCACGATCCTACGCATTTTGATTTGGTGGTAAAAAATCATCCATCGAACGTGCAGCTCACGCTTTCCGGACACACGCACGGAATGCAGTTTGGCATTGACTTAAAAAATGTTCGTTGGAGTCCCGTTCAGTATCGATACAAAAAATGGGCGGATCTGTACGAAAGCGAAAGGAAATATCTTTATGTGAACCGCGGTTTCGGAATTATCGGTTTTCCGGGACGTGTCGGAATTGAACCAGAGATTACCCTTTTTGAATTGTCTTAA
- a CDS encoding 3-oxoacyl-ACP synthase III family protein, whose protein sequence is MPNTIIIGSGSYIPTKVIGREHFMDSDFYTDEGDKINKPNEEIIQKFIEITEIENRRYLEDDEYNSDLGFRAAKEAIYDAQIDPETIDYIIYASNFGEVDKNGMSNFMPSMSARVKNKLGIKNRRCINYDMIFGCPGWVEAMILANTLIKANKAKLILVVGSETLSRVTDPYDRNKMIFADGAGAVVVKATDQENVGIIADATICDNDAELNYLENSPSLNKEVDQKPLYIRMHGRKIYEYALKNVPDAIKETIDKAGLTIDDIDKILIHQANAKMDYAMISRLFKLYGKTDYDHDIAPMTIQQFGNSSVATIPTMYDLIIKDEMKGHRFKEKGNIVFASIGAGMNINAIVYRFP, encoded by the coding sequence ATGCCCAATACAATCATTATAGGTTCAGGTAGTTACATTCCGACTAAGGTAATCGGGAGAGAACATTTTATGGACTCTGATTTTTACACCGACGAAGGAGACAAAATCAACAAACCCAACGAAGAAATTATTCAGAAATTCATCGAGATTACTGAGATTGAAAACAGGCGGTATTTGGAAGATGACGAGTACAATTCTGACTTGGGATTTCGCGCTGCAAAAGAGGCAATCTACGACGCACAAATCGATCCAGAAACGATCGACTATATTATTTATGCCAGCAATTTCGGCGAGGTTGATAAGAACGGGATGAGCAACTTCATGCCTTCAATGTCGGCAAGAGTGAAGAACAAACTGGGAATCAAAAACAGAAGATGCATCAATTACGATATGATTTTCGGTTGCCCAGGTTGGGTTGAAGCAATGATTTTGGCAAATACTTTAATTAAAGCAAACAAAGCCAAACTGATTTTGGTGGTGGGTTCAGAAACTTTGAGCAGAGTAACCGATCCATACGATAGAAACAAAATGATTTTTGCTGACGGAGCCGGAGCTGTTGTGGTAAAAGCAACTGATCAGGAAAACGTAGGAATCATCGCCGACGCCACGATTTGTGATAACGATGCGGAACTCAACTATCTTGAAAATTCGCCGTCGCTGAACAAAGAGGTCGACCAAAAACCGCTGTACATCAGAATGCACGGAAGAAAAATTTATGAGTACGCCTTAAAAAATGTTCCCGATGCGATTAAGGAAACCATCGATAAAGCGGGATTGACGATTGACGACATCGACAAGATTCTGATTCATCAAGCCAACGCGAAAATGGATTACGCCATGATTTCGCGGCTTTTCAAACTCTACGGAAAAACCGATTACGACCACGATATCGCACCAATGACGATTCAGCAGTTTGGGAATTCTTCGGTTGCAACGATTCCGACCATGTACGACCTCATCATCAAAGACGAAATGAAAGGTCACCGTTTCAAGGAAAAAGGAAACATCGTTTTCGCATCTATTGGTGCGGGAATGAACATCAATGCGATTGTGTATCGGTTTCCGTAA
- the ubiE gene encoding bifunctional demethylmenaquinone methyltransferase/2-methoxy-6-polyprenyl-1,4-benzoquinol methylase UbiE: MFDNIAPKYDLLNHVLSMKIDVLWRNKLVRWMNKDQPKEVLDVATGTGDLAIAVQKGTGAKVVGLDLSQQMLNVGIDKIKKLNLDGEITMQKGDAENLPFESNKFDAVSVAFGVRNFENLEKGLAELRRVVKEEKSVYILEFSKVEGFLEPFYMFYFKNILPQIGKFVSKDNRAYTYLPDSVNAFPFGEKMKAILLNTGFRKVEYKKLSLGIATIYKATK; encoded by the coding sequence ATGTTCGACAATATCGCGCCGAAATACGATTTGCTGAACCACGTACTTTCTATGAAGATTGATGTGCTTTGGAGAAACAAACTCGTGAGGTGGATGAACAAAGACCAACCCAAAGAAGTCCTGGATGTAGCGACCGGAACCGGCGATTTGGCAATTGCAGTACAGAAAGGAACCGGAGCAAAAGTGGTCGGTTTGGATCTTTCGCAGCAAATGCTCAATGTAGGTATTGATAAAATAAAAAAACTTAATTTAGACGGCGAAATTACAATGCAGAAAGGCGACGCTGAAAACCTTCCGTTCGAAAGCAATAAATTCGATGCGGTTTCCGTTGCATTTGGAGTCAGGAATTTCGAGAATCTTGAAAAAGGTTTGGCGGAGCTGAGAAGGGTAGTGAAGGAGGAAAAAAGCGTTTATATTTTGGAGTTTTCGAAGGTTGAAGGTTTCTTGGAGCCGTTTTATATGTTCTACTTTAAAAATATTTTGCCCCAAATCGGCAAGTTTGTTTCTAAGGACAACCGAGCGTACACCTATCTTCCCGACTCTGTGAACGCTTTCCCGTTTGGGGAAAAAATGAAAGCGATTCTCCTCAACACAGGTTTTCGGAAAGTAGAATACAAAAAATTAAGTTTAGGCATTGCCACCATTTACAAAGCAACCAAATAG
- the porT gene encoding type IX secretion/gliding motility protein PorT/SprT, translating to MWKFLFRTNIIVAFCLATLLDAQLFRTRDRMDNLEGFDNQKFSYGFYLAANNFDYKLVLDPKFGMDGQKSLVQTKSSYSFGAGLIGKMRLNDHFDLRIEPALQFMQREILFDTQSNDQYAAETPANEPFTPRVLTDADKVRNVKSTYVDVPLLIEVHGDRWYNSRAYAAAGVNWMVNLQSNSKSADDNMNGIFRTTSSNFAWTAEIGMQFYFSRFKLTPGFRGTFMINDEMVADNAGTPPYWSAAIATAKTRAFMFVLKFE from the coding sequence ATGTGGAAATTTCTCTTTAGAACAAATATCATCGTTGCATTCTGTTTGGCGACACTTCTGGACGCACAGCTTTTCAGGACAAGAGACAGGATGGATAATCTGGAAGGATTCGACAACCAGAAATTCAGTTACGGATTTTATCTTGCTGCCAATAATTTTGACTATAAATTAGTTCTCGATCCAAAATTCGGAATGGACGGACAGAAAAGTCTCGTGCAGACTAAATCTTCCTACAGCTTCGGAGCCGGACTCATCGGAAAAATGCGGCTGAACGATCATTTCGACCTTCGTATCGAACCTGCGCTTCAGTTCATGCAGCGTGAAATTTTATTCGATACACAGTCCAACGATCAGTACGCAGCAGAAACTCCGGCCAACGAACCTTTTACTCCAAGAGTTCTTACGGATGCCGACAAAGTGCGTAACGTGAAATCTACCTACGTCGATGTTCCCCTTTTAATCGAGGTTCACGGCGATAGATGGTACAATTCTCGAGCATACGCTGCGGCTGGGGTAAACTGGATGGTCAACCTGCAATCAAACAGCAAATCTGCGGACGACAATATGAATGGGATTTTCCGAACCACATCCAGTAATTTTGCGTGGACTGCCGAAATCGGAATGCAGTTTTACTTCAGTAGATTTAAATTGACTCCAGGATTTCGCGGAACATTTATGATTAATGACGAGATGGTTGCCGATAATGCCGGTACGCCACCGTATTGGAGTGCTGCAATCGCGACTGCGAAAACTCGTGCATTTATGTTTGTGCTTAAATTTGAATAG
- a CDS encoding V-type ATPase subunit a family protein — MLKDLENNFSQLEKKVLNIRKNYQNLSERFEELSREHEELKKKYDEERKSNQVLAEEHKNIKLYSAISGNPDYNRLMKTHINRLIKEVDHCIAELQNSGL, encoded by the coding sequence ATGCTCAAAGATTTAGAAAATAATTTCTCGCAGCTGGAAAAAAAGGTTCTGAATATCAGGAAGAACTACCAGAATCTTAGTGAGCGATTTGAAGAACTGAGTCGGGAGCACGAGGAACTGAAGAAGAAATATGACGAGGAAAGAAAGAGCAATCAGGTATTAGCAGAAGAACATAAAAATATAAAACTTTACTCAGCAATCTCAGGAAACCCGGATTATAACCGGTTGATGAAAACCCATATCAACCGACTGATCAAAGAAGTGGACCACTGTATTGCAGAACTTCAAAACAGCGGACTGTAA
- a CDS encoding cell division protein ZapA, whose translation MEVRRITITIAGRNYPLNVPAAEEETLRRVGKQIEGMIKDFERNFDVRDKQDALAMCALKLGTNAEVSQVTNEKNMNAANERLTQINQILEALEK comes from the coding sequence ATGGAAGTAAGAAGAATTACCATCACCATTGCCGGAAGAAATTATCCGCTGAATGTGCCCGCAGCAGAAGAAGAAACCCTGCGAAGAGTCGGGAAGCAGATTGAAGGAATGATTAAGGATTTTGAAAGAAATTTCGACGTTAGAGACAAGCAGGACGCTTTAGCGATGTGTGCCCTGAAACTGGGAACCAATGCGGAAGTTTCACAAGTCACCAACGAAAAAAATATGAATGCGGCCAACGAAAGGTTAACCCAGATTAACCAGATTTTGGAAGCGCTGGAAAAGTAG